In Methanothermococcus thermolithotrophicus DSM 2095, one DNA window encodes the following:
- the frhD gene encoding coenzyme F420-reducing hydrogenase, FrhD protein, with translation MVPSSLKKEILVFGCGNLLFADDGFGYEVISKLEKMDLPENVGIIDAGTGAPYYLMSIMDEDSEVKKIIIVDVIDFKLTPGTLKKVSIEELPKIEKYNFDAHDMPLSTYLIDAHNKGIEVVIIGCQAKEVSAPEIKMGLTEEVKKAVDKAAEMVLDEIKTPVK, from the coding sequence TTGGTTCCTAGTTCTTTAAAAAAGGAGATATTGGTTTTTGGTTGTGGTAATTTACTATTTGCAGATGATGGATTTGGTTATGAGGTAATTTCAAAACTGGAAAAAATGGACCTACCTGAAAATGTTGGAATCATAGATGCAGGTACCGGAGCTCCTTACTATCTAATGTCTATAATGGATGAAGACTCTGAAGTTAAAAAGATAATAATTGTTGATGTCATAGATTTTAAACTAACACCAGGTACTTTAAAGAAGGTTAGTATTGAGGAGCTCCCAAAGATTGAGAAGTACAACTTCGATGCCCACGACATGCCATTATCGACTTACTTAATTGACGCTCACAATAAAGGAATAGAGGTTGTTATCATAGGATGTCAGGCAAAGGAAGTATCTGCACCAGAAATAAAGATGGGATTAACTGAAGAAGTTAAAAAAGCCGTTGATAAAGCTGCTGAAATGGTGCTGGATGAAATAAAAACTCCGGTGAAATAA
- the selB gene encoding selenocysteine-specific translation elongation factor, with protein MDSTGIKNINLGIFGHIDHGKTTLAKVLTEIASTSSLDKLPESKKRGITIDIGFSSFKIENYRITLVDAPGHADLIRAVVGAADIIDLALLVVDAKEGPKTQTGEHLLILDHFKIPTIVVITKVSNAAEEDIQRTEHFIKSVLSSTNNLKNSRILRTSALEGVGIEELKKTIKETLDNLDIKRNVDDYFKMPIDHGFPIKGVGTVVTGTIHKGKVSVGDELTILPINMDVKVRSIQCFKESVEEAHAGDRVGMALQGIEAKQIFRGCILTSKDTKLNIVDKIVAKVKISDIFKYNLTPKMKVHLNVGMLIVPAVVVPFKKIEFDGKLENIILTEVVSGDEFYCVFELEEKVVAEVGDRVLLTRLDLPPTTLRICGHGNIVDFKGIKDLDIKKEVVKEGSVKIEKNRVVIEGLAQSKKSAERLIGEKITIPSKNITGTIKGTFGTKGLLMAEFDGEVQNKDKVTLKRLRRWG; from the coding sequence ATGGATAGTACAGGCATTAAAAACATTAACTTAGGTATTTTTGGACATATAGATCATGGAAAAACAACACTTGCAAAGGTTCTAACGGAAATAGCCTCAACTTCTTCATTGGATAAGCTCCCAGAATCTAAGAAAAGAGGAATAACAATAGATATTGGCTTCTCATCATTTAAAATTGAAAACTATAGGATAACCCTTGTAGATGCTCCAGGACATGCTGATTTGATAAGAGCTGTTGTAGGTGCTGCAGATATTATTGATTTAGCGTTGTTGGTTGTAGATGCAAAAGAAGGGCCAAAAACACAGACTGGAGAACACCTTTTAATATTGGACCACTTTAAAATACCAACAATTGTAGTTATCACAAAAGTATCAAATGCCGCTGAAGAGGACATTCAAAGAACGGAACATTTTATTAAATCAGTTTTAAGTTCAACTAATAACCTAAAAAACAGCAGAATTTTAAGAACCTCTGCATTAGAGGGGGTTGGAATTGAAGAATTGAAAAAAACTATAAAAGAAACACTGGATAACTTGGATATAAAAAGGAATGTTGATGATTACTTTAAAATGCCGATAGACCATGGATTTCCTATAAAAGGAGTAGGTACCGTAGTAACCGGAACAATACACAAGGGAAAAGTTAGTGTAGGGGATGAACTTACAATCCTACCTATAAATATGGACGTTAAAGTAAGAAGTATCCAATGTTTTAAAGAAAGTGTTGAAGAAGCTCATGCTGGAGATAGGGTAGGAATGGCATTACAAGGAATTGAAGCTAAGCAGATTTTTAGGGGATGTATTTTAACATCAAAGGATACAAAGTTGAATATTGTAGATAAAATCGTAGCAAAAGTGAAAATATCCGATATATTCAAGTACAACTTAACCCCAAAAATGAAGGTTCATTTAAACGTAGGAATGTTGATCGTCCCTGCCGTAGTTGTGCCATTTAAAAAAATAGAATTTGATGGAAAGTTAGAGAATATTATATTAACCGAAGTAGTATCTGGTGATGAATTCTACTGTGTATTTGAGTTGGAAGAAAAAGTAGTAGCTGAAGTTGGGGATAGAGTATTGTTAACAAGATTGGACTTACCACCGACAACATTAAGAATCTGCGGGCATGGAAATATAGTTGACTTTAAAGGAATAAAAGATCTCGATATTAAAAAAGAAGTAGTCAAAGAAGGTAGCGTTAAAATCGAAAAAAACAGAGTGGTAATTGAAGGTTTAGCTCAATCAAAAAAATCTGCAGAGAGACTGATTGGTGAAAAAATCACAATACCTTCAAAAAATATTACAGGAACCATAAAGGGAACATTTGGAACTAAGGGACTCTTGATGGCTGAATTTGATGGAGAAGTACAGAACAAAGACAAAGTTACTTTAAAAAGGTTGAGAAGATGGGGATAA
- the mvk gene encoding mevalonate kinase: MNPVKIETPSKVILFGEHAVVDGYNAISMAIDLKTYGKVSKNSDINRIIINLKNLNKKIEVPIDEIFDIKNKNYCNDLKYVAYALENTFEYLVENNLLNKMGIKPFTLDISSGIPVSCGLGSSASVVITTIKAILAIHGVELEKDELIKIAHAVEKEVQGKASITDTATITYGGMLKIKDGAVEQIKGNLNDIIKGCDFLIVYAEERKKKTAELVNEVANHPQKDEIFKSIGEVANKVESVKNITELGILMSKNHELLKELGVSTEKIDKVVEVGKEYGYGAKLTGAGGGGAVLILVDENNKKELLKQLDVLGVIGVFECRMSDY; this comes from the coding sequence TTGAATCCGGTTAAGATAGAAACACCTTCAAAAGTCATATTGTTTGGAGAACATGCTGTTGTTGATGGATACAATGCAATTTCAATGGCAATAGATTTAAAAACATATGGAAAAGTATCCAAAAACAGTGATATCAATAGAATAATCATTAACCTTAAAAATCTAAACAAAAAAATTGAAGTTCCCATTGATGAAATATTTGATATAAAGAACAAGAACTACTGTAACGATTTAAAGTATGTGGCTTATGCACTAGAGAATACGTTTGAATATTTAGTTGAAAATAATTTATTAAATAAAATGGGCATAAAACCTTTTACATTGGATATTTCCTCCGGAATTCCTGTAAGCTGTGGTTTAGGCTCTTCTGCATCAGTTGTAATTACAACCATTAAGGCAATTTTAGCTATCCATGGTGTGGAATTGGAGAAAGATGAATTAATAAAAATCGCCCATGCAGTTGAAAAAGAAGTTCAGGGAAAAGCTAGTATTACTGATACTGCAACCATAACCTACGGCGGAATGTTAAAAATTAAAGATGGAGCTGTTGAACAGATTAAAGGAAACCTAAATGATATTATTAAAGGATGTGATTTTTTAATTGTTTATGCTGAAGAGAGAAAGAAAAAAACAGCTGAGCTCGTTAATGAAGTTGCAAACCATCCACAAAAAGATGAAATATTTAAATCCATCGGAGAAGTTGCAAACAAGGTTGAATCAGTGAAAAATATAACTGAGCTCGGAATACTGATGAGTAAAAACCATGAGTTATTAAAAGAACTTGGAGTCTCTACAGAAAAAATTGATAAAGTCGTAGAAGTTGGGAAAGAATACGGCTACGGTGCAAAACTAACTGGAGCTGGTGGTGGCGGAGCCGTCCTTATTTTGGTGGATGAAAACAATAAAAAAGAATTATTAAAACAACTTGATGTATTGGGAGTTATTGGAGTTTTTGAATGTAGAATGAGTGATTATTAA
- a CDS encoding nucleotidyltransferase family protein, with translation MLTKRRILKKLIENRKEFKKFGVKKIGLFGSYVRNDAKEGSDIDIVVEFEEGKKNYDNFINLYYYLKELFGEDIDLLTKESLSKYIKEDILKEIEYV, from the coding sequence ATGTTAACAAAAAGAAGGATATTAAAAAAACTTATTGAAAACAGAAAAGAGTTTAAAAAATTTGGAGTTAAAAAAATCGGTTTATTTGGCTCTTACGTAAGGAATGACGCAAAAGAAGGTAGTGACATTGATATAGTTGTTGAATTTGAGGAAGGTAAAAAGAACTATGATAATTTTATAAACCTTTATTATTATCTAAAAGAACTTTTTGGAGAGGATATTGATTTATTAACAAAAGAAAGTTTATCAAAATATATAAAAGAAGATATTTTGAAAGAAATTGAATACGTTTAA
- a CDS encoding GTPase, protein MRYKKVPAKKIANRIIRECHIILMVLDARDPETTRNLELENKIIDSNKKLIYVLNKSDLVPKDILEKWKNLIKTQNPNSSVVFISAKHKIGTKILRDEIKNYLQINNIKEGKVGIVGYPNVGKSSIINALTGKKSAPSGLTAGLTKGEQWIKLTKNIKLLDTPGVIEPKDEDELVISGALRYEKVENPVPPALKILKRLHTFNKDILKNYYGIDINEIDEIDEDLVEKIGKKLNFLGKNGEIDLKRTAKSIIKDFQSGKLNYYQVKIKKYGQKRKKNIDFIVKYLKDFPFIDDANMIASHLSESDELANMTTKPVIGSKKIDDSIVVISFGEKTIDAGRKKVEEYSKENNIELYSMAKGRVGKNRMFIGVGEEKN, encoded by the coding sequence ATGAGATATAAAAAAGTTCCAGCAAAGAAAATAGCAAACAGGATAATAAGAGAATGCCATATTATTTTGATGGTCTTAGATGCAAGAGATCCAGAAACTACAAGAAACTTAGAATTGGAGAATAAAATAATAGATTCAAATAAAAAACTAATCTATGTTTTAAATAAATCCGATTTAGTGCCAAAAGATATTTTAGAAAAATGGAAAAATCTTATTAAAACACAGAATCCAAATTCTTCAGTGGTTTTTATAAGTGCAAAACATAAAATAGGGACAAAAATACTAAGGGATGAGATAAAGAACTATCTCCAGATAAACAACATCAAGGAAGGAAAGGTAGGAATTGTCGGATATCCAAACGTTGGAAAATCTTCAATAATAAACGCTTTAACTGGAAAAAAGAGTGCACCAAGTGGATTAACTGCAGGACTCACAAAAGGAGAGCAGTGGATAAAATTAACAAAAAATATAAAACTACTCGATACTCCTGGAGTAATTGAACCTAAAGATGAGGATGAGCTCGTTATATCCGGAGCTCTGAGGTATGAAAAAGTTGAAAATCCTGTCCCACCTGCATTAAAGATATTGAAAAGACTGCATACCTTCAATAAAGACATACTTAAAAACTACTATGGTATTGACATAAATGAAATAGATGAAATAGACGAAGACTTAGTCGAGAAAATAGGCAAAAAATTAAACTTTTTAGGGAAAAACGGGGAAATCGATTTAAAAAGAACCGCTAAAAGCATAATTAAGGATTTTCAAAGTGGAAAACTCAACTACTACCAGGTTAAAATAAAAAAGTATGGCCAAAAGAGAAAGAAAAATATAGATTTCATTGTAAAGTATCTTAAAGATTTTCCATTTATTGATGATGCAAACATGATAGCTTCACATCTAAGTGAAAGTGATGAATTGGCAAACATGACCACAAAACCAGTAATAGGTTCAAAAAAGATAGATGATTCTATCGTAGTTATATCCTTTGGTGAAAAAACAATAGATGCTGGAAGAAAAAAAGTTGAAGAATATTCAAAAGAAAATAATATAGAGTTGTACTCAATGGCTAAGGGAAGAGTTGGTAAAAATAGAATGTTCATAGGCGTTGGGGAAGAAAAGAATTAA
- a CDS encoding type I restriction endonuclease subunit R, whose protein sequence is MGSISEDTIVEQPAINWLSEGEGYQYIHGRELTPEKGERETFADVILKERFIKAIRTLNPNIPDAALEEAYNRIISLSNISIEEANYNFHRLLINGISIEYRDKEGNIKADIVKLIDFNNINNNSFLISNQFVVKEENKDGVRFDLALFINGLPIALFEFKNPANSSIKSAYKQIQNYKELAPQIFYYNEILVISNLLETKIGSITADYERFSKWRGINDKYDYEEKTTPSLEVLIKGLFNKKRLLEYIQDFIVYEIDKKQIIKKIAMYHQFYDVRKAVNRTLKAINSKDKRIGTFWHTQGSGKSLSMLFYTRKIIKLPELNNPTVLILTDRNDLDDQIYKTFIKTELGAYGKKAESIEDLRNKLNIKSGDIIFTTIQKFQLTKDELENKNNTFPKISDRNNIIVIADEAHRSQYKKLAQNIRGALPNAMFIGFTGTPIELEDKSTTNTFGDYAGIYTIKDATEDGAIVPIYYEARFSELHLSNEYLDLDFEDITKELENSKKENVKRRFSAIETLITTPSRMEKIAKDIITHFNGKELDTKAMVVCISRNAAVEMYNYMKKIKDCPEIAVVMSGNKSHDPKKFWEHIRTKHELEELAERFKNPDDPLKIVIVVDMWLTGFDVPVVDRMYIDKPMKNHNLLQAVARVNRVYPNKVGGWIIDYIGITDDLKKSLDRYSGKVVKETMLPLNEALKLMKDKYDIVRLYLNKIDYSNWKSLSNTELAKLIQIAYHKITEEDKKEKGTLRNYLKLVSELTKVYALVSPHPEAMKIRDDLEFFQLVARNLRNYIYTKNNEISDSLEDALIELVNRSIKAKDIVNIFGLKDDNPISIFDPEFLKYLDNIEVKDVRIKVLEKLLNDQVRVLLKRNRIKRKSFQEKIEEAIRKYNNRLITVEQVIEQLMNIAEELRYSSDNAKKLGLTDEEEVFYDALIYLYGNSNLNDDEMKIIIEIVREITEKIKKNLSTDWFKYESSKAKVRASIKRILRKYRVKHKILKQKNMDELTDIIFKQAVELYGDYPLMA, encoded by the coding sequence ATGGGAAGTATCAGCGAAGACACGATAGTGGAACAGCCAGCTATAAATTGGTTAAGTGAGGGGGAGGGGTATCAATATATACATGGTAGGGAGCTCACTCCAGAAAAAGGAGAAAGGGAAACCTTCGCAGATGTGATTTTAAAAGAAAGATTCATAAAGGCTATAAGAACATTAAACCCAAATATTCCAGATGCCGCACTAGAAGAAGCATATAATCGAATAATATCCTTATCAAACATAAGTATAGAAGAGGCAAACTATAATTTTCATAGATTACTTATAAACGGAATATCTATAGAATATAGAGACAAAGAAGGCAATATAAAAGCCGATATAGTAAAATTAATAGATTTTAACAATATAAATAATAACTCTTTTTTAATATCAAATCAATTTGTAGTAAAGGAAGAAAATAAGGATGGAGTAAGATTTGATTTAGCCCTATTTATTAACGGACTACCAATAGCATTATTTGAATTTAAAAATCCAGCCAACTCATCCATAAAAAGTGCATATAAACAAATTCAAAATTATAAGGAGCTCGCACCCCAAATATTCTACTACAACGAAATATTGGTAATAAGCAACCTATTGGAAACTAAAATAGGAAGCATCACTGCAGATTACGAAAGATTTTCAAAATGGAGAGGAATTAACGATAAATACGACTACGAGGAAAAAACAACCCCTTCATTAGAGGTTTTAATTAAAGGATTGTTCAATAAAAAAAGGCTTTTAGAATATATTCAGGATTTTATTGTCTATGAGATTGACAAAAAACAAATTATTAAAAAAATAGCCATGTATCACCAGTTTTACGATGTTAGAAAGGCAGTAAATAGAACACTAAAAGCCATAAACTCAAAAGATAAGAGAATCGGGACATTTTGGCACACACAGGGAAGCGGTAAATCTTTATCCATGTTATTTTACACGAGAAAAATTATAAAACTTCCAGAACTAAACAATCCAACAGTATTAATTTTAACCGATAGAAACGATTTAGACGATCAAATCTATAAAACCTTTATAAAAACTGAGTTAGGAGCATACGGAAAAAAGGCAGAATCAATAGAAGACCTTAGAAATAAGTTAAACATCAAATCAGGGGACATAATATTTACAACCATTCAAAAATTCCAACTAACAAAGGATGAATTAGAGAATAAAAATAATACATTCCCTAAAATCTCAGATCGAAATAATATCATAGTAATTGCAGATGAGGCACATAGAAGCCAGTATAAAAAACTTGCCCAGAACATAAGGGGAGCTCTACCAAATGCAATGTTTATTGGATTCACAGGAACGCCAATAGAACTTGAAGATAAATCTACAACAAATACTTTTGGAGATTATGCAGGAATATATACAATAAAGGATGCGACAGAGGATGGAGCTATTGTTCCTATTTACTATGAGGCAAGATTTTCAGAGCTCCATCTTTCAAATGAATATTTAGATTTAGATTTTGAAGACATCACAAAAGAATTGGAAAATTCAAAGAAAGAAAATGTAAAAAGGAGATTTTCAGCAATTGAAACCCTTATTACAACACCATCAAGAATGGAAAAAATAGCAAAAGATATTATTACCCACTTTAACGGCAAAGAATTGGACACAAAAGCCATGGTTGTATGTATAAGCAGAAATGCCGCCGTAGAAATGTATAACTATATGAAAAAAATAAAAGATTGCCCGGAAATAGCCGTAGTAATGTCTGGAAATAAAAGCCACGACCCTAAGAAATTTTGGGAGCACATAAGAACAAAGCATGAATTGGAGGAGCTCGCAGAAAGATTCAAAAATCCCGATGACCCTTTAAAAATTGTAATAGTTGTAGATATGTGGCTCACAGGTTTTGATGTGCCTGTTGTGGATAGAATGTATATTGATAAACCAATGAAAAATCACAATCTATTACAGGCAGTTGCAAGAGTAAATAGGGTTTATCCTAATAAAGTGGGGGGCTGGATAATAGATTATATTGGAATTACCGACGACCTTAAAAAATCACTTGATAGATACAGCGGAAAGGTTGTAAAAGAAACCATGCTCCCACTTAATGAAGCGTTAAAGCTAATGAAAGATAAGTATGATATAGTAAGGTTGTATTTAAATAAAATAGATTATTCCAATTGGAAATCTTTATCAAATACGGAGCTCGCAAAACTTATACAGATAGCATATCATAAAATCACAGAGGAGGATAAAAAAGAAAAAGGAACTTTAAGAAATTATTTAAAATTAGTATCGGAATTAACAAAGGTTTATGCACTTGTGAGCCCACACCCTGAGGCAATGAAAATTAGGGATGATTTAGAATTTTTCCAATTGGTAGCAAGAAATCTTAGAAATTATATCTACACCAAAAATAACGAAATATCCGACTCCTTAGAAGATGCACTTATTGAGCTCGTAAATAGAAGTATTAAAGCAAAAGATATTGTTAATATTTTTGGACTAAAAGATGATAACCCCATATCTATATTTGATCCAGAATTCTTAAAATACCTTGATAATATTGAGGTTAAAGATGTTCGAATTAAGGTTTTAGAGAAACTACTAAATGACCAAGTAAGAGTATTACTTAAACGAAACCGAATTAAAAGAAAATCTTTTCAAGAAAAAATAGAGGAAGCTATAAGAAAGTATAACAATAGATTGATTACTGTTGAACAGGTGATAGAACAGCTTATGAATATCGCCGAGGAATTGAGGTATTCATCAGATAATGCTAAAAAACTTGGTTTAACCGATGAAGAGGAAGTATTTTATGATGCTTTAATATATTTATATGGCAATTCAAATTTAAACGACGACGAAATGAAAATAATTATAGAAATTGTAAGGGAAATTACCGAAAAAATAAAGAAAAATCTATCCACAGATTGGTTTAAATATGAGAGCTCAAAGGCAAAAGTTAGGGCATCCATAAAACGCATATTGAGAAAATATAGAGTAAAACATAAAATATTAAAACAGAAAAACATGGATGAATTAACAGACATAATTTTTAAACAGGCCGTGGAACTATATGGGGATTATCCACTAATGGCATAA
- a CDS encoding DUF86 domain-containing protein — translation MWDILNSASKIERWTNNIEFEDFIKNELLVDAITRNLEIIGEASKYVPVEIREEYSEIPWKKIIGFRNILIHKYFGVDYETTWFIIKEELPKLKQTVEKILKELDK, via the coding sequence TTGTGGGACATCTTAAATTCTGCAAGTAAAATAGAAAGATGGACAAACAACATTGAATTTGAAGATTTTATTAAAAATGAGCTTTTAGTGGATGCCATTACAAGAAATTTAGAAATAATAGGCGAGGCATCAAAATATGTGCCCGTTGAGATTAGAGAGGAATATTCTGAAATCCCGTGGAAAAAAATAATCGGATTTAGAAATATTTTAATTCATAAATACTTTGGAGTAGATTATGAAACTACATGGTTTATTATTAAAGAGGAGCTCCCAAAACTAAAACAAACTGTTGAAAAAATTTTAAAAGAGCTCGACAAATGA
- a CDS encoding nucleotidyltransferase family protein, whose amino-acid sequence MKTLNEIKKIILEHKKELRERYKVKTIGIFGSYARGEQKETSDIDILVEFYEPIGLDIVDLKEYLEKILNIEVDLIIKKSIQNPYLKKSVEEDLIYVYRSEA is encoded by the coding sequence ATGAAAACTTTAAACGAGATTAAAAAGATAATTTTAGAACATAAAAAAGAACTAAGAGAAAGATATAAGGTTAAAACCATCGGAATATTTGGCAGTTATGCAAGGGGGGAACAGAAAGAAACATCAGATATAGACATATTAGTTGAATTTTATGAACCTATCGGCTTAGATATAGTTGATTTAAAGGAATATTTAGAAAAAATACTTAATATTGAGGTTGATTTAATAATTAAAAAATCAATACAAAATCCTTATTTAAAAAAATCCGTTGAGGAGGATTTAATATATGTCTATCGGAGCGAAGCGTAG
- a CDS encoding DUF86 domain-containing protein codes for MAGFRDVLIHSYFKINLLIIWDVIENKLPPLKDDVIQILKELDK; via the coding sequence ATAGCAGGATTTAGAGATGTTTTAATTCATAGTTATTTTAAAATAAATCTTTTAATTATTTGGGATGTTATTGAGAATAAACTACCACCTCTAAAAGATGATGTTATACAAATATTAAAAGAGCTCGACAAATGA
- a CDS encoding DUF86 domain-containing protein has translation MPRDYKLYLNDILDAIERIENYTYNINTYDEFLEQQIVQDAVIKNLMIIDD, from the coding sequence ATGCCGAGGGATTATAAATTATATTTAAATGATATTTTAGATGCAATAGAAAGAATAGAAAATTACACTTATAATATTAATACCTATGATGAATTTTTAGAGCAGCAAATAGTTCAAGATGCAGTAATTAAGAACCTAATGATAATTGATGATTGA
- a CDS encoding nucleotidyltransferase family protein, with product MKTLNEIKKILLEHKKELKEKYKVKTIGIFGSYARGEQKETSDIDILVEFEKGYINFDNYMGLKYYLEDLFNKKVDLVIKDDIKPELKKYILNEVEYAEGL from the coding sequence ATGAAAACCTTAAACGAAATAAAAAAGATACTTTTAGAACACAAAAAGGAACTAAAAGAAAAATACAAAGTTAAAACTATCGGAATATTTGGCAGTTATGCAAGAGGGGAGCAGAAGGAAACATCAGATATAGACATATTAGTTGAATTTGAAAAAGGATATATAAATTTTGATAACTACATGGGATTAAAATACTATTTAGAGGATTTATTCAATAAAAAAGTCGATTTAGTAATTAAAGATGATATTAAACCAGAGCTAAAAAAGTATATTCTAAATGAGGTTGAATATGCCGAGGGATTATAA
- a CDS encoding restriction endonuclease subunit S gives MDDLNLPEGWEVRKLGEVAESVNYGYTASAVQKGKIKFLRITDINGGIVNWEEVPFCKIEEKDIEKYKLQNGDIVVARTGNSTGENYFFDEDCDVVFASYLIRFRINRKLAHPKHVWYQMRSNAWWEYIKNVKSGSAQAGANAKVLSQFQVILPPLKEQQKIAEILSSLDEKIELNIKMNKTLEEMAKTIFKRWFIDFEFPNEEGKPYKSSGGEFINSELGEIPKGWRVEKLKNICLKLASGGTPSRKNENFFNGDILWAKTKELNDNYILDTEEKISEEALYKSSAKLFPKNSVVMAIYASPTVGKLGILSKEATFNQAACGMVVNEEMVSYEYLFLYLLSQREYLNNLASGAAQQNLNVSIVKNLDILIPKIDIIKKFKKIANPIFNQILNNQKEIQTLTKIRDTLLPKLITGKIRVRV, from the coding sequence ATGGACGATTTAAATTTACCTGAAGGTTGGGAAGTTCGAAAATTGGGAGAAGTTGCAGAAAGTGTTAATTATGGATATACCGCATCAGCAGTCCAGAAAGGGAAAATTAAGTTTCTTAGAATTACTGATATTAATGGTGGAATTGTTAATTGGGAGGAAGTACCATTTTGTAAAATAGAGGAAAAAGATATAGAAAAATATAAGCTTCAAAATGGAGATATTGTTGTCGCAAGAACAGGAAATAGTACGGGAGAAAATTATTTTTTTGATGAAGATTGCGATGTTGTGTTTGCATCATATTTAATAAGGTTCAGAATAAACAGAAAATTAGCCCATCCTAAGCATGTTTGGTATCAAATGAGAAGTAATGCATGGTGGGAATATATAAAAAATGTGAAATCTGGTTCCGCACAAGCTGGAGCTAATGCTAAGGTTTTAAGTCAATTTCAAGTTATTTTACCACCACTCAAAGAACAGCAAAAAATAGCAGAAATACTATCAAGTTTAGATGAGAAAATCGAATTAAACATTAAAATGAATAAAACATTAGAAGAAATGGCAAAAACAATTTTTAAAAGATGGTTTATAGATTTTGAATTTCCAAACGAAGAAGGAAAACCATATAAAAGTTCTGGTGGAGAGTTTATAAATAGTGAGCTCGGAGAGATACCGAAGGGGTGGAGAGTTGAAAAACTAAAAAATATATGTTTAAAATTGGCATCAGGGGGCACCCCATCAAGGAAAAATGAGAACTTCTTTAATGGAGATATTCTTTGGGCAAAAACCAAAGAATTAAATGATAATTATATATTAGACACTGAAGAAAAAATTTCAGAAGAGGCATTATATAAATCATCTGCAAAATTATTTCCTAAAAATAGCGTAGTGATGGCCATTTATGCATCCCCCACTGTTGGTAAATTAGGGATATTATCAAAAGAAGCCACCTTTAATCAGGCGGCTTGTGGGATGGTGGTAAATGAAGAAATGGTATCATATGAATATTTATTTTTATATTTACTATCTCAAAGGGAATATCTAAATAATTTAGCTTCTGGGGCGGCACAGCAAAATTTGAATGTAAGTATTGTAAAGAATTTAGATATTTTAATTCCTAAAATAGATATAATTAAAAAATTTAAGAAAATTGCAAACCCCATATTTAACCAAATTTTAAATAATCAAAAAGAAATCCAAACCTTAACTAAAATAAGAGATACGTTATTACCTAAACTCATCACAGGGAAAATTAGAGTAAGAGTTTAA